One Halosegnis longus DNA window includes the following coding sequences:
- a CDS encoding alpha/beta fold hydrolase yields the protein MDSWTVSGGDNTDIRVDATGPADARRVVFLHGYSQSRLSWREQFDSRLAESYRLVAPDLRGHGRSGKPEDAYDESALWAADLAAVFDSAGADAPVVVAWSYGGLALLDYLAERGTDRVAGINLVGAVSAIGTESATERLGSEYIALMDGLTDTDAERSIEAIEGLVRVCQAEPPSERELALMAGYNALCPPRVRDALRSRTVDHEALATSVDLPVLVTHGADDRVVDPATGELHAENPRAQHSVYRGVGHSPFLERPERFTRELLAFLDDL from the coding sequence ATGGACTCCTGGACCGTCTCGGGCGGTGACAACACCGATATTCGCGTGGATGCGACGGGACCGGCAGACGCTCGCCGGGTCGTCTTCCTGCACGGCTACTCACAGAGCCGCTTGTCGTGGCGCGAGCAGTTCGACTCCCGGCTGGCCGAGTCGTATCGTCTGGTCGCCCCGGACCTTCGGGGTCACGGGCGCTCGGGAAAACCCGAGGACGCCTACGACGAGTCGGCGCTGTGGGCGGCCGACCTAGCGGCCGTGTTCGACAGCGCCGGCGCCGACGCGCCGGTGGTGGTCGCGTGGTCCTACGGCGGGTTGGCCCTGCTCGATTACCTCGCCGAGCGTGGGACCGACAGGGTTGCCGGCATCAATCTCGTCGGGGCGGTGTCGGCGATCGGAACCGAGTCGGCGACCGAGCGGCTGGGGAGCGAGTACATCGCGCTCATGGACGGACTGACAGACACCGACGCCGAACGGAGCATCGAAGCAATCGAGGGACTCGTCCGAGTGTGTCAGGCGGAGCCGCCCTCGGAGCGGGAACTCGCGTTGATGGCCGGCTACAACGCGCTCTGTCCACCACGCGTCCGCGACGCGCTCCGGTCACGGACGGTCGACCACGAGGCGCTTGCGACCAGCGTCGACCTCCCCGTGCTCGTCACCCACGGCGCGGACGACCGAGTGGTCGACCCGGCGACCGGTGAGCTACACGCGGAGAACCCCCGCGCGCAACACAGCGTCTACCGCGGCGTCGGACACTCGCCGTTTCTCGAACGGCCGGAGCGGTTCACTCGTGAGCTGCTCGCGTTTCTCGACGACCTGTAG
- a CDS encoding iron-containing alcohol dehydrogenase, producing MVEGVEHVGDGVVLAQYGISTPGRYKASIIHAFGHGFSHDYDVHQGTIHAVVAPHVLRFVFEQVDGSRTALARAFGARTEATDDGELAEAAVAGVESVRDDLGLPSRLRDIDELREASLPSIAVEIVEDGLMDARPEGVAVDADAVEGVLRDAW from the coding sequence GTGGTCGAGGGCGTCGAACACGTCGGCGACGGCGTCGTGCTCGCACAGTACGGCATCTCCACTCCCGGCCGGTACAAGGCCTCGATCATCCACGCGTTCGGCCACGGCTTCTCCCACGACTACGACGTTCACCAGGGGACCATCCACGCGGTCGTCGCGCCCCACGTCCTCCGATTCGTCTTCGAGCAGGTCGACGGGAGTCGGACCGCGCTGGCGCGAGCGTTCGGCGCACGAACCGAGGCCACGGACGACGGCGAACTCGCTGAGGCGGCCGTCGCAGGCGTCGAGTCGGTCCGTGACGACCTCGGGCTCCCGAGCCGGCTGCGCGACATCGACGAACTGCGCGAGGCGTCGCTTCCGAGCATCGCCGTGGAAATCGTCGAGGACGGCCTGATGGACGCCCGGCCGGAGGGCGTGGCGGTCGACGCCGACGCCGTCGAGGGCGTGCTCCGCGACGCGTGGTAG
- a CDS encoding glutathione S-transferase C-terminal domain-containing protein — protein sequence MFDALDHWDDVLADQRYLADDRLTLADVRMFPTLIRFDECYHTAFKCNRQYLHQYDNLWPYLRDLYQTPGVAETVRMEHIKDDGYYQGELTPIGPQLDYEAAHDRDRLPTAADVSSQSP from the coding sequence GTGTTCGACGCCCTCGACCACTGGGACGACGTGCTCGCCGACCAGCGGTATCTCGCCGATGACCGACTCACGCTCGCCGACGTGCGCATGTTCCCGACGCTGATTCGGTTCGACGAGTGTTACCACACGGCGTTCAAGTGCAACAGGCAGTATCTCCACCAGTACGACAACCTGTGGCCGTATCTGCGCGACCTCTACCAGACGCCGGGCGTCGCCGAGACCGTCCGCATGGAGCATATCAAAGACGACGGCTACTACCAGGGGGAGCTCACGCCGATTGGCCCACAGCTCGATTACGAGGCCGCACACGACCGAGACCGGCTTCCGACGGCAGCCGACGTGTCGTCGCAGTCGCCGTAG
- a CDS encoding hydantoinase/oxoprolinase family protein, which translates to MVAVPRVSVDVGGTFTDVALLTEAGLATAKVPSTEAQSEGVVAGIEKACERANIAPSDIEAFTHAMTVSVNALLERTGAETALVTTAGFRDVLEIGRQTRPSLYDLDAEKTPPLVPRRNRFEIAERTTVDGIEEPVDTADVHALADELEDAESVAISLLHAYRDGANESTVAEILRERLDVPVSVSHEVLSAFREYERTSTTVADAYVRPAIDSYLGELTSRAERLGIPSPRVMQSNGGIADAETVRDHAVTTVLSGPAAGVVGAATSAERSVDPTEFEGFVTFDMGGTSSDVSLVRDGEIARTTDGEVGGHPIATPMVDVTTVGSGGGSIAWVDAGGALRVGPESAGATPGPACYGRGGTEPTVTDANLLLGYLGEDATLGGEVSLDADAAREALASLADEAGLDSAREAAAGVYRVANAKMTRAIRSVTVERGYDPREFGLVAFGGAGPMHATALAERLDIDCVVVPLAGGVLSAYGLLGADEQHDAVRTHRTGLAETEPGELEAVYDDLTEDARGQSTLGSEQHVERTADLRYAGQSFELEVGVDDPLSIEAMRDRFHTAHERAYGYQMDEQVELVTLRVAASVENDVPPTSYTGGDDTPVRNRYGVFDGSRRTIPVYVRESLAPDERIDGPAVVEDDESTVVVRPSWTGTVRPDGTLVLNRGEQA; encoded by the coding sequence GTGGTAGCGGTGCCACGCGTGAGCGTCGATGTCGGTGGCACCTTCACCGATGTCGCGCTGCTGACGGAGGCGGGGCTCGCGACCGCGAAGGTCCCGTCGACGGAAGCACAGAGCGAGGGCGTCGTAGCTGGCATCGAGAAGGCGTGCGAGCGGGCGAACATCGCCCCGAGCGATATCGAGGCGTTCACCCACGCGATGACCGTCTCGGTGAACGCGCTGTTGGAGCGAACGGGGGCCGAAACGGCCCTCGTGACGACGGCCGGGTTTCGTGACGTGCTCGAAATCGGCCGCCAGACGCGGCCGTCGCTGTACGACCTCGACGCCGAGAAGACGCCGCCGCTCGTCCCGCGCAGGAACCGGTTCGAAATCGCCGAACGGACGACCGTCGACGGCATCGAGGAGCCGGTCGACACGGCGGACGTACACGCGCTCGCCGACGAACTCGAGGACGCGGAGAGCGTGGCGATCTCGCTGCTTCACGCCTACAGGGACGGTGCCAACGAATCCACGGTCGCCGAGATACTCAGAGAGAGGCTGGACGTTCCGGTTTCGGTCTCACACGAGGTGTTGTCCGCCTTCCGCGAGTACGAGCGCACGTCGACGACGGTAGCCGACGCGTACGTCCGGCCGGCGATCGATTCGTATCTGGGCGAACTCACCAGCCGAGCCGAGCGGCTCGGGATTCCGTCACCTCGGGTGATGCAGTCGAACGGCGGGATTGCCGACGCCGAGACCGTGCGAGACCACGCGGTCACCACCGTGCTGTCGGGACCGGCGGCGGGCGTCGTCGGGGCGGCGACGAGCGCCGAGCGGTCGGTCGACCCGACCGAATTCGAGGGGTTCGTCACGTTCGACATGGGTGGTACCTCCAGCGACGTGAGTCTCGTCCGAGATGGGGAAATCGCCCGCACGACGGACGGTGAAGTCGGCGGCCACCCGATTGCGACACCGATGGTCGACGTGACGACGGTCGGGTCCGGCGGCGGCTCGATTGCGTGGGTCGATGCCGGCGGTGCACTCCGCGTCGGACCGGAGTCGGCCGGCGCAACCCCCGGCCCGGCCTGCTACGGGCGCGGTGGCACCGAGCCGACGGTGACCGACGCAAACCTCCTGTTGGGGTATCTCGGCGAGGACGCGACCCTCGGCGGCGAGGTGTCACTCGACGCGGACGCTGCACGCGAGGCGTTGGCATCGCTGGCCGACGAGGCGGGGCTGGATTCCGCCCGCGAGGCAGCGGCCGGCGTGTACCGAGTCGCGAACGCGAAGATGACGCGTGCGATTCGCTCCGTGACGGTGGAACGCGGCTACGACCCTCGGGAGTTCGGTCTCGTGGCCTTCGGTGGGGCCGGCCCGATGCACGCGACCGCACTCGCCGAACGCCTCGACATCGACTGCGTCGTCGTGCCGCTCGCAGGCGGTGTCCTATCCGCGTACGGGCTGCTCGGCGCAGACGAACAACACGACGCCGTACGGACCCATCGGACCGGACTCGCCGAAACGGAGCCCGGTGAGCTGGAAGCGGTGTACGATGACCTCACCGAAGACGCCCGCGGTCAGAGCACGCTCGGCTCCGAGCAGCACGTCGAGCGGACGGCTGACCTCCGGTACGCCGGACAGAGCTTCGAACTGGAGGTCGGGGTGGACGACCCGCTCTCAATCGAGGCGATGCGGGACCGGTTCCACACGGCCCACGAGCGCGCATACGGGTACCAGATGGACGAGCAGGTCGAACTCGTCACGCTCCGCGTCGCTGCGAGCGTCGAAAACGACGTTCCTCCGACTAGCTACACGGGTGGCGATGACACGCCGGTACGGAACCGATACGGCGTGTTCGACGGGAGCCGCCGGACGATACCGGTGTACGTCCGGGAGAGCCTCGCTCCGGACGAGAGAATCGACGGACCAGCGGTCGTCGAGGACGACGAGAGCACCGTCGTCGTCCGCCCGAGCTGGACCGGTACCGTCCGCCCGGACGGAACGCTGGTGTTGAATCGGGGTGAGCAGGCGTGA
- a CDS encoding hydantoinase B/oxoprolinase family protein encodes MSLDAVSLEVLRHQLSGIAEEMGHVLIHGAYSPNIKERQDCSTALFDAEGRMVAQAEHIPVHLGAMPEAVETVMARDPQPGDAYVLNDPFDGGTHLPDVTIVAPLVVEGEILGYGVTRAHHGDIGGMTPGSMPAGATEIYQEGLRLPAVRLVENGTLDEDVVSLVLANVRNPDERRADLRAQLAANDRANERIAELVESHGRERILDAFDAVIDYSRERTENEIATIPDGTYEARDVLEGDGVTDEPIPIAVTVTVDGETVAVDFDGTADQVDGNMNAPLSVAKSAVYFVVRAVTDPDIPPTDGCYQPVTVRAPAGSLLNPTQPAAVVGGNVETSQRVTDVVLAAFAEALPEEIPAQGQGTMNNLIIGGRTETDFTYYETIAGGFGGRPARDGMDGVQVGMTNTLNTPIEALEAEYPLRVESYTLRPNSGGDGRYRGGLGLVRSVTVEADATVSLLTERRQVSPAGTRGGNDGTTGENYIDGQRVPAKTTETVSAGTTVTVKTPGGGGYGDPDERAAEARANDRRDEKTGADADDT; translated from the coding sequence GTGAGTCTCGACGCGGTCTCGCTCGAAGTGCTCCGCCACCAGCTGTCGGGCATCGCCGAGGAGATGGGCCACGTCCTGATTCACGGCGCGTACTCTCCGAACATCAAGGAGCGACAGGACTGCTCGACTGCCCTCTTCGATGCTGAGGGACGGATGGTCGCACAGGCGGAGCATATCCCCGTCCATCTCGGAGCGATGCCGGAGGCCGTCGAGACCGTGATGGCTCGCGACCCCCAGCCCGGCGATGCATACGTGCTCAACGACCCGTTCGACGGCGGGACACACCTCCCGGACGTGACGATTGTTGCGCCCCTCGTCGTCGAGGGAGAGATCCTCGGATACGGGGTCACGCGCGCCCACCACGGCGATATCGGAGGAATGACTCCCGGCAGTATGCCCGCCGGTGCGACGGAAATCTATCAGGAGGGGCTTCGGCTGCCCGCAGTCAGGCTCGTGGAGAACGGCACCCTCGACGAGGACGTGGTGTCGCTCGTCCTCGCGAACGTTCGCAACCCCGACGAGCGGCGGGCCGACCTGCGGGCACAGTTGGCGGCCAACGACCGCGCGAACGAGCGGATCGCCGAGTTGGTCGAGAGCCACGGTCGCGAGCGAATTCTCGATGCGTTCGACGCGGTCATCGACTACTCCCGCGAGCGCACCGAGAACGAAATCGCGACGATTCCCGACGGGACCTACGAGGCGCGCGACGTGCTCGAAGGGGACGGCGTCACCGACGAGCCGATTCCGATCGCGGTGACCGTCACGGTCGACGGGGAGACGGTCGCGGTTGATTTCGACGGGACCGCCGACCAGGTGGACGGCAACATGAACGCGCCGTTGTCAGTCGCGAAGAGCGCAGTCTACTTCGTCGTTCGTGCGGTGACCGACCCGGACATCCCACCCACGGACGGCTGTTACCAGCCGGTCACGGTGCGTGCGCCGGCAGGGTCGTTGCTCAACCCGACACAGCCAGCCGCTGTCGTCGGTGGAAACGTCGAGACGAGCCAGCGTGTCACGGATGTCGTGCTGGCCGCCTTCGCCGAGGCGCTCCCCGAGGAGATACCGGCACAGGGGCAGGGAACGATGAACAACCTCATCATCGGTGGTCGCACCGAGACCGACTTCACGTACTACGAGACGATTGCTGGTGGCTTCGGCGGGCGACCGGCCCGCGACGGCATGGACGGCGTGCAAGTCGGCATGACGAATACGCTCAACACACCGATTGAGGCGCTTGAAGCGGAGTATCCGCTGCGCGTCGAATCCTACACGCTTCGTCCAAACAGTGGTGGCGATGGCCGCTACCGTGGTGGGCTCGGACTCGTCCGGTCGGTGACCGTCGAAGCGGATGCGACCGTCTCGCTACTCACCGAGCGCCGGCAGGTCTCCCCGGCAGGGACGCGCGGCGGCAACGACGGGACGACGGGCGAGAATTACATCGACGGCCAGAGAGTGCCCGCAAAGACGACCGAGACGGTTTCGGCGGGAACGACGGTGACGGTGAAGACGCCCGGCGGGGGCGGCTACGGCGACCCTGACGAGCGAGCAGCCGAAGCCCGAGCGAACGACCGCCGGGACGAGAAGACGGGAGCCGATGCCGACGACACCTGA
- a CDS encoding acetamidase/formamidase family protein gives MSQQVQEELDVDVFTLGLVGPEQEWAGTVADGGTVRTHTPPACWGPMITPEFRGGHEVTRPIRVENAEPGDALVVEINDVEVTSLATSTGSMAEREGAFGDDPFVDHVCPECGTEWPDSIVEGTGEESIRCAECGANASSFGFEYGYTVAFDDDHTVGVTVGRDGADMLADDAHEAMQLPDNSRQHPILLYGPDEMPGALGRLRPFIGNIGTTPGEEYPDSHNAGDFGQFLIGAEHDWGVEDEAALESRTDGHMDSNDVRAGATLICPVRIEGGGLYVGDLHANQGDGELSLHTTDVSGKTELEVSVVKDVNLDGPLLLPNEEDLPHIAKPYTDAEREAGAAVADEYDVDELADAAPVQFIGSGATINEATENAFDRAGNLLGMTEGEVRGRCTFTGGVEVARLPGVVQLSMLVPMDLLEETGLAETVRATYDL, from the coding sequence ATGTCTCAACAGGTTCAGGAGGAGTTAGACGTCGACGTGTTCACGCTGGGACTGGTCGGTCCCGAGCAGGAGTGGGCTGGCACGGTCGCCGACGGAGGCACGGTCCGCACCCACACGCCGCCGGCCTGCTGGGGGCCGATGATTACGCCGGAGTTCCGCGGCGGCCACGAGGTGACCCGGCCGATTCGCGTCGAGAACGCCGAGCCCGGCGACGCGCTCGTGGTCGAAATCAACGACGTGGAGGTGACGAGTCTCGCGACCTCGACGGGGAGCATGGCCGAACGCGAGGGTGCCTTCGGCGACGACCCGTTCGTCGACCACGTCTGTCCGGAGTGTGGCACCGAGTGGCCCGACAGCATCGTCGAGGGGACGGGCGAGGAGTCGATTCGGTGCGCGGAGTGTGGCGCGAACGCCTCCTCGTTCGGCTTCGAGTACGGCTACACGGTGGCGTTCGACGACGACCACACGGTCGGCGTGACGGTCGGGCGCGACGGCGCGGATATGCTCGCCGACGACGCCCACGAGGCGATGCAGCTCCCGGACAACTCGCGTCAACATCCGATTTTGCTCTACGGTCCCGACGAGATGCCGGGGGCACTCGGTCGGCTGCGGCCGTTCATCGGCAACATCGGCACGACGCCGGGCGAGGAGTATCCCGACTCGCACAACGCCGGCGACTTCGGCCAGTTCCTCATCGGTGCCGAACACGACTGGGGCGTCGAGGACGAGGCGGCCCTGGAGTCGCGAACGGACGGCCACATGGACTCGAACGACGTGCGCGCCGGGGCGACGCTCATCTGTCCGGTGCGCATCGAGGGCGGCGGGCTGTACGTCGGTGACCTCCACGCCAATCAGGGCGACGGCGAACTCTCTCTGCACACGACGGACGTGAGCGGGAAGACGGAACTGGAGGTCTCCGTCGTCAAGGACGTGAATCTCGACGGTCCGCTGCTGTTGCCGAACGAGGAGGACCTCCCGCACATCGCGAAGCCGTACACCGACGCCGAGCGCGAGGCCGGAGCGGCTGTCGCCGACGAGTACGACGTCGACGAGCTTGCCGACGCCGCACCGGTCCAGTTCATCGGCTCCGGCGCGACGATTAACGAAGCCACCGAGAACGCCTTCGACCGGGCCGGGAACCTCCTCGGGATGACCGAAGGCGAGGTGCGCGGCCGCTGTACGTTCACCGGCGGCGTCGAGGTTGCACGCCTGCCGGGAGTCGTCCAGCTATCCATGCTCGTCCCGATGGACCTGCTCGAGGAGACGGGGCTGGCCGAGACTGTCCGGGCGACGTACGACCTGTAA
- a CDS encoding ubiquitin-like small modifier protein 1, whose protein sequence is MKIQVYGQLRSVTGSKTVALSPADQTVGGVVAALRESYPKLDSHLVDCDGELRPSVRVVVDGEKATMDTDCPPDADVKLFPAMQGG, encoded by the coding sequence ATGAAGATTCAGGTGTACGGACAGCTGCGGTCCGTGACCGGGAGCAAGACGGTCGCGCTCTCGCCGGCAGACCAGACGGTCGGCGGGGTCGTCGCTGCGCTCCGCGAGTCGTACCCGAAGCTCGATTCGCATCTGGTCGACTGCGACGGGGAGCTTCGACCGAGCGTGCGCGTCGTCGTCGACGGCGAGAAAGCGACGATGGACACTGACTGTCCGCCAGACGCAGACGTGAAGCTGTTTCCCGCGATGCAGGGCGGGTGA
- a CDS encoding ATP-binding protein, which yields MELSTSAYEALLSQSTGMLTVIDETGDVRYQSPGLGLLGYADADLVGENVFLHVHPEDRERVLDSFKRLTTGAVDGDVEAVEYRFRESDGSWHWVESRGTAEPVSELGGYVVDSHSIEKRKAAEQDRSDILDRMTDGFFAVDREWKITYTNDAGREILGRAMGYNPETAVFEGRHLWKEVPEAVGTTFYNKHHQALKKQTPVTFEEYYEPLDAWLSIRTYPSEQGLSIYFRDITEQRPREQTLEHRERVLREMHTLTANRDTSFTEKIQALLALGRDELGTEYGSLSHIDGDEYIFEVVDTDNDDIEAGDVVPVEATNCERVASETETLVAGNVQRDTPEETERAGYAEWGVSCYLGAPVIVDGKVYGTFCFYDTEPREQQFGDWEVTIVDLLAHWASYELQREQTTEQLTEQNRRLDRFASIVSHDLRNPLSVFEGRLEMARETGDAEHFDAVERALNRMQQLIEDLLSLTRAEMEIEETEPITLDSLADECWEVVATDDATLTTGGDVDEAFFGDRSRVKQLLENLLRNAVEHGGDDVQVRVGSLPDGFFIEDDGPGVPPDARDDVFGWEYSTREQGTGLGLSIVRSIAHAHGWQVRVTDSETGGARFEVTGVRSSSPAKA from the coding sequence ATGGAGTTGTCCACGTCTGCGTATGAAGCTCTTCTCTCGCAGTCGACGGGGATGTTGACGGTCATCGACGAAACCGGAGACGTTCGGTACCAGAGTCCCGGACTCGGCCTTCTCGGCTACGCCGATGCCGACCTCGTCGGCGAAAACGTCTTTCTGCACGTCCACCCCGAGGACCGAGAGCGCGTCCTCGATTCGTTCAAGCGACTGACGACCGGTGCGGTCGATGGCGACGTCGAAGCGGTCGAGTACCGATTTCGGGAGAGCGACGGGTCGTGGCACTGGGTCGAATCGCGCGGCACGGCCGAGCCGGTGTCCGAACTCGGTGGCTACGTCGTCGATAGCCACAGCATCGAGAAGCGAAAGGCGGCCGAGCAGGACCGCTCGGACATCCTCGACCGGATGACCGACGGCTTCTTCGCCGTCGACCGAGAGTGGAAGATTACGTACACGAACGACGCGGGACGGGAAATTCTCGGCCGCGCGATGGGATACAATCCGGAGACCGCGGTGTTCGAAGGCCGCCACCTCTGGAAGGAAGTTCCCGAGGCCGTCGGGACGACGTTCTACAACAAGCACCATCAGGCGCTGAAGAAACAGACGCCGGTCACGTTCGAGGAGTACTACGAGCCGCTGGATGCGTGGCTCTCGATTCGCACCTACCCGTCCGAACAGGGGTTGTCCATCTATTTCCGCGACATCACCGAGCAACGACCGCGCGAGCAGACGCTCGAACACCGAGAACGCGTCCTGCGTGAGATGCACACTCTCACCGCCAACCGCGACACGTCGTTCACCGAGAAGATTCAGGCGCTGCTCGCGCTCGGCCGGGACGAACTCGGCACGGAGTACGGCTCGCTGTCGCACATCGACGGCGACGAGTACATCTTCGAAGTCGTCGACACCGACAACGATGATATCGAAGCAGGCGACGTGGTTCCGGTCGAGGCGACGAACTGTGAACGCGTCGCCAGCGAGACCGAGACGTTGGTCGCCGGCAACGTGCAACGAGATACGCCCGAGGAGACCGAGCGCGCGGGCTACGCAGAGTGGGGCGTATCGTGTTATCTCGGTGCCCCCGTAATCGTCGACGGCAAGGTGTACGGGACGTTCTGTTTCTACGACACCGAGCCGCGCGAACAGCAGTTCGGCGACTGGGAGGTCACCATCGTCGACCTGCTTGCCCACTGGGCGAGCTACGAACTCCAGCGAGAACAGACGACCGAACAGCTCACCGAGCAGAACCGACGGCTCGACCGGTTCGCCTCGATCGTCAGCCACGACCTCCGCAATCCGTTGAGCGTCTTCGAGGGCCGGCTCGAGATGGCCCGCGAGACGGGCGACGCCGAACACTTCGACGCCGTCGAACGCGCCCTCAACCGCATGCAACAACTCATCGAGGACCTCCTCTCGTTGACCAGAGCGGAGATGGAAATCGAGGAGACGGAGCCGATCACCCTCGACTCGCTGGCCGACGAGTGCTGGGAGGTGGTCGCGACGGACGATGCCACACTGACCACCGGCGGTGACGTCGACGAGGCGTTCTTCGGTGACAGGTCACGCGTGAAGCAGCTCTTGGAGAACCTGTTGCGAAACGCCGTCGAACACGGGGGCGACGACGTGCAGGTTCGCGTCGGATCGCTCCCGGACGGCTTCTTCATCGAGGACGACGGTCCCGGTGTTCCGCCGGACGCACGCGACGACGTCTTCGGGTGGGAGTACTCGACCCGAGAGCAGGGCACCGGACTCGGACTGAGCATCGTCAGGTCCATCGCCCACGCCCACGGCTGGCAGGTCCGTGTCACGGACAGCGAGACCGGCGGTGCACGGTTCGAGGTGACTGGAGTGCGGTCCTCCTCGCCCGCGAAGGCGTAA
- a CDS encoding DUF7139 domain-containing protein → MTEDDTTDTPPENALLGLYERYIGEPETESEVYLGFGLFFAGVACAAIGLVLFVAGASLYGLRTAGYFALAQPGYLLGMLSVPLALLSVVVLLPTERRAQVAGLVGIAITVVASIAFLLSYPERWFEFGTQNTLLVVGTYAVGLALLAAVTGSALVAHQLERAQTTATVPDETATEEPEEHISDEEVQADIDAAMSDVELSWGGVEKDNNRDLSFREDYADDAGGSLNAEAETTVNPGGVDAQVEGLRQLKGGDRDVQTSESTVDDQTAALNELREQKRDDEVDPVADDSEGVVARLRSWLSN, encoded by the coding sequence ATGACCGAGGACGACACCACCGACACGCCCCCGGAGAATGCGCTGCTCGGGCTCTACGAGCGATACATCGGTGAGCCGGAAACAGAGTCAGAGGTGTATCTCGGCTTCGGTCTCTTCTTCGCGGGCGTCGCGTGTGCCGCGATCGGACTCGTGTTGTTCGTCGCCGGAGCCAGCCTCTACGGTCTCCGGACCGCCGGCTACTTCGCGCTGGCACAGCCGGGGTATCTCCTCGGAATGCTCTCGGTCCCCCTCGCGCTGCTTTCGGTCGTGGTGCTGTTGCCAACCGAACGCCGGGCACAGGTCGCCGGACTCGTCGGCATCGCCATCACCGTCGTCGCGAGCATCGCCTTCCTGCTCTCGTACCCCGAACGGTGGTTCGAGTTCGGGACACAGAACACGCTTCTGGTGGTCGGGACCTACGCAGTCGGCCTCGCGCTCTTGGCCGCCGTCACCGGAAGCGCGCTCGTCGCCCACCAGCTGGAGCGGGCACAGACGACCGCGACCGTCCCTGACGAGACCGCGACCGAAGAGCCGGAAGAACACATCAGCGACGAGGAGGTGCAGGCCGACATCGACGCGGCCATGTCCGACGTCGAACTCTCCTGGGGCGGTGTCGAGAAAGATAACAACCGGGACCTCTCGTTTCGCGAAGACTACGCCGACGACGCGGGCGGGAGCCTGAACGCCGAGGCCGAAACGACGGTCAACCCCGGGGGCGTCGACGCGCAGGTCGAGGGGCTTCGACAGCTCAAGGGCGGCGACCGTGACGTACAGACATCGGAGTCGACGGTCGACGACCAGACCGCGGCGCTGAACGAGCTCAGAGAGCAGAAGCGCGACGACGAGGTCGACCCCGTGGCCGACGACTCCGAAGGTGTCGTCGCGCGGCTGCGCTCGTGGCTGTCGAACTGA